A region of Thermorudis peleae DNA encodes the following proteins:
- a CDS encoding TlpA family protein disulfide reductase, with product MLSTRDQFTLHARHGLLRVSTLLLGFTLIAVACVTGSATPVQSGSPRATQQSLTPAVASPAPTAMPQLGQPTSATSTPTAGPETTPEKTWPATTPVPPTPTTTKPTAQTALEASPSAVSAEQTLASSPHVATPTPAIAKTTVATSQVATLSPTAAPAADTDFAVRLLDGRVFHLADARGRPVVVLSLTTGGCAACTAQAQALIRAAAQQPTIVALALDIDPLDTPQDVAAFRDFLGGTAVLWAIDNTGTLARQLGLRDINQVIVIAPNGQTVYRGSAPADPAQFQQLIRRASVGANGCC from the coding sequence ATGTTGTCGACGCGCGACCAGTTCACACTGCACGCTCGTCACGGCCTCTTGCGCGTTAGTACGCTGCTGCTCGGCTTCACCCTCATTGCTGTTGCGTGTGTGACAGGCAGCGCTACGCCTGTGCAGTCCGGTTCTCCACGTGCTACCCAGCAATCGCTAACGCCGGCGGTAGCTTCCCCGGCGCCGACAGCCATGCCTCAACTCGGTCAGCCGACATCTGCCACGTCAACCCCAACGGCAGGGCCGGAGACGACTCCAGAAAAGACGTGGCCAGCGACAACGCCAGTCCCACCAACACCGACCACAACGAAACCAACTGCCCAGACCGCCCTTGAAGCATCGCCATCCGCGGTATCAGCCGAGCAAACGCTAGCGTCTTCGCCGCACGTAGCAACTCCGACTCCGGCTATAGCAAAGACAACTGTCGCGACCTCGCAGGTAGCAACGTTATCCCCGACAGCGGCCCCAGCTGCTGACACAGATTTCGCTGTGCGCCTGCTCGATGGGCGGGTGTTCCACCTTGCTGACGCGCGTGGCCGTCCGGTTGTCGTCTTGTCCCTGACCACGGGCGGTTGTGCAGCATGTACTGCCCAAGCCCAGGCCCTGATCCGCGCTGCGGCCCAGCAACCCACCATCGTCGCACTCGCGCTCGATATCGACCCGCTTGACACTCCGCAAGACGTCGCAGCATTTCGTGACTTCCTCGGCGGGACGGCTGTCTTGTGGGCTATTGACAACACAGGAACTTTGGCGCGTCAGCTTGGCCTGCGTGACATCAACCAAGTCATCGTCATTGCCCCGAATGGCCAGACAGTCTACCGGGGCTCGGCACCAGCTGACCCTGCTCAGTTCCAGCAACTTATTCGTCGGGCTAGCGTCGGCGCCAACGGGTGTTGCTAA
- a CDS encoding peroxiredoxin family protein codes for MAHPPQARMPTPRSTRQARRKARQPFPLGRVVAGIVLGLGLVALAVFVIFPKHVTQPPNMSSSGPVAVGQPAPDFSLTLVDGTPFRLSEHRGRVVVFYTMAGWCASCIPGTRTWAQLYPEYHQRGIDLVMLSVEPTETPQTLAAFEQQAGISGSTLPWAIDRNLQIARLLGVQSLDQTIIIDRQGRLAYSSPAPLNAGQLRQVLDQVLGGK; via the coding sequence ATGGCGCATCCACCACAGGCGAGAATGCCCACTCCCCGCTCAACCCGGCAAGCAAGGCGGAAGGCGCGGCAGCCTTTCCCTCTCGGCCGAGTTGTAGCCGGTATCGTACTCGGCCTTGGCCTCGTCGCACTGGCCGTGTTTGTCATCTTCCCGAAGCATGTAACACAACCGCCGAATATGTCTTCGTCCGGCCCCGTTGCCGTAGGTCAACCCGCCCCCGATTTCTCCTTGACCCTTGTTGACGGTACCCCGTTTCGGCTGAGCGAGCATCGGGGCCGCGTTGTGGTCTTCTACACTATGGCAGGGTGGTGCGCCTCCTGCATTCCTGGTACGCGCACCTGGGCCCAGCTCTATCCCGAATATCACCAGCGCGGTATCGACCTCGTCATGTTATCAGTCGAACCGACCGAAACTCCACAGACGCTTGCTGCCTTCGAACAACAGGCGGGGATCAGCGGCTCAACGCTGCCGTGGGCCATTGACCGGAACTTGCAGATTGCTCGGTTGCTCGGCGTGCAAAGCCTTGACCAGACGATCATCATTGATCGACAGGGACGGCTGGCCTACTCAAGTCCAGCCCCGCTCAACGCCGGCCAGCTTCGACAGGTACTTGACCAGGTACTTGGAGGGAAATAA
- a CDS encoding cytochrome c biogenesis CcdA family protein: MGIVQAWVAHWLSVLVDWLPVGYAFGAGMLAAVNPCGFAMLPAYLALYLGAVPQAGRSLPRRLGEALAVGIAVSLGFLILFVLAGLVVAAGGRLLLPIMPWVGLTIGSVLIILGLLLLLGRTLNPIIFEELADRLGQHARMQSGSTSRSTAEAADPPTSALRAAQGFFLFGLAYGLASLSCTLPVFMVAAGSALVSGSVGRGLVQLLSYGLGMASVVLALTLALAFVKTGLVAILRRAIPYVQVASAGLLIFAGMAIVLYWWPHL, translated from the coding sequence ATGGGAATCGTACAAGCCTGGGTAGCCCACTGGCTTTCCGTGCTCGTTGACTGGCTACCGGTTGGCTATGCCTTTGGGGCAGGTATGCTCGCAGCTGTGAATCCCTGTGGATTTGCGATGCTGCCCGCCTATCTCGCACTCTACCTTGGCGCAGTGCCGCAGGCTGGTCGTTCGCTGCCCCGGCGGCTTGGTGAAGCGTTGGCGGTTGGCATCGCTGTCTCACTCGGCTTTCTCATACTCTTCGTACTAGCCGGGCTGGTCGTCGCTGCTGGTGGACGGCTTTTGCTCCCCATCATGCCTTGGGTTGGCTTAACGATTGGCAGCGTGCTCATCATACTCGGCCTTCTGTTACTCCTTGGGCGTACGCTCAATCCCATTATCTTTGAAGAACTTGCCGACCGCCTTGGGCAGCACGCTCGCATGCAATCGGGTAGCACAAGCCGGAGTACAGCCGAGGCCGCTGATCCCCCTACTAGTGCACTGCGCGCAGCGCAAGGCTTCTTTCTGTTTGGCCTTGCTTATGGTCTGGCTTCACTCAGCTGCACCTTACCAGTCTTCATGGTTGCAGCGGGGAGCGCGCTTGTCAGCGGTAGCGTGGGGCGTGGGCTTGTCCAACTCCTCAGTTACGGGCTTGGCATGGCGAGCGTTGTCCTTGCCTTAACGCTCGCCCTGGCATTCGTCAAGACCGGTCTTGTTGCGATACTGCGTCGGGCCATTCCCTACGTCCAAGTGGCCTCGGCCGGATTGCTCATTTTCGCCGGCATGGCTATTGTCCTTTACTGGTGGCCCCACCTCTGA
- a CDS encoding GntR family transcriptional regulator: MARETAIRRQNGAALEQSIYDLVRRAIFEHRLPPGTHLPEETLAAVFGVNRQRIRRVLLRLAHDKMVDLRPNRGATVAQPSPKEARDLFAVRTVLEELAIRELVGSLSAEQAARLAEHVAAERMAFEQGDRHTMIRLSGQFHILLASLTGNTVLEELIRGLVARSSLLLALYGGSNEELCSHLEHQELLDAIIAGDQQRAIQLMDAHLNGIAQRLHLSEPASAATNLPAIFRELMALPATSAPPPLR, from the coding sequence ATGGCTCGCGAGACTGCAATCAGGCGACAAAATGGAGCAGCGCTCGAGCAATCTATCTATGATCTTGTTCGTCGTGCCATCTTTGAACATCGTTTACCGCCGGGCACGCACTTACCTGAAGAGACGCTCGCCGCCGTTTTCGGTGTGAATCGGCAGCGGATTCGTCGCGTGCTCTTGCGCCTGGCACACGATAAGATGGTTGACTTGCGTCCAAACCGCGGCGCGACGGTTGCCCAGCCCTCGCCCAAGGAAGCCCGTGACTTGTTCGCTGTCCGTACAGTGCTCGAAGAACTCGCGATCCGTGAATTGGTCGGTTCGCTGAGTGCCGAGCAGGCAGCTCGCCTGGCGGAGCATGTTGCTGCCGAGCGTATGGCCTTCGAGCAGGGTGATCGGCATACGATGATTCGGCTTTCTGGTCAGTTCCATATCCTCTTGGCTAGTCTCACCGGCAATACGGTGCTCGAAGAACTGATCCGTGGACTGGTTGCGCGCTCGTCGCTCTTGCTTGCACTCTATGGTGGGTCGAATGAAGAGCTCTGCTCACACCTTGAACATCAAGAACTGCTCGATGCGATCATAGCTGGTGATCAGCAGCGTGCAATCCAGCTTATGGATGCCCATTTGAACGGGATCGCCCAGCGACTGCATCTGAGCGAACCGGCTTCGGCCGCGACGAACCTGCCGGCAATCTTTCGCGAGCTCATGGCGCTGCCTGCTACGTCTGCTCCACCACCGTTGCGCTAA
- a CDS encoding 2-hydroxy-3-oxopropionate reductase has translation MEQIGFIGLGIMGKPMARNLLRAGFPLTVYTRNQATVAEFVEQGAKGARNPREVAEQSTVVITMLPDSPEVQEVALGPNGVIEGIKPGSLFIDMSTIDPAVARAVHAAFAERQVEALDAPVSGGQIGAEQGTLSIMVGGSEAAFERARPIFQVLGKNITHVGGPGAGQVAKACNQMVVALTIQAVAEALTLAARAGVDPARVRQALLGGFAHSRILEVHGQRMLENAFTPGFRARLHRKDLRIALNLGREFATPLPATAHVATLFDSLIANGGAELDHAALALVYRTLTGEGTTATEHSATA, from the coding sequence GTGGAGCAGATCGGGTTTATCGGGCTGGGCATTATGGGCAAGCCAATGGCCCGCAACCTGTTGCGTGCCGGCTTCCCGCTCACGGTCTACACACGGAATCAGGCGACGGTCGCTGAATTCGTTGAGCAGGGGGCGAAAGGCGCTCGCAATCCGCGCGAGGTGGCGGAGCAGAGCACTGTTGTCATCACTATGCTCCCGGATTCGCCAGAAGTGCAGGAGGTTGCGCTTGGACCGAACGGCGTGATCGAAGGGATCAAGCCCGGGAGCCTCTTCATCGACATGTCAACCATTGACCCGGCTGTCGCTCGCGCAGTCCATGCAGCGTTTGCTGAGCGGCAGGTGGAGGCATTGGATGCCCCTGTCTCGGGCGGACAAATTGGCGCCGAGCAAGGTACCCTCTCCATCATGGTCGGCGGGTCTGAAGCGGCGTTCGAACGCGCTCGGCCGATCTTCCAAGTCCTCGGCAAGAACATCACCCACGTTGGTGGACCGGGCGCTGGACAGGTCGCCAAGGCTTGCAACCAGATGGTCGTGGCCTTAACGATTCAAGCTGTTGCTGAGGCTCTCACGCTCGCCGCTCGGGCTGGCGTTGACCCAGCGCGGGTACGCCAGGCGTTGCTCGGTGGCTTTGCCCACAGCCGCATTCTCGAAGTCCACGGCCAGCGCATGCTCGAGAACGCCTTTACTCCGGGCTTCCGCGCGCGCTTGCATCGCAAAGACTTGCGGATTGCGCTGAACCTCGGACGCGAGTTTGCGACGCCGCTTCCAGCAACGGCGCACGTTGCAACGCTCTTCGACAGCTTGATTGCAAACGGCGGGGCTGAACTTGACCATGCCGCACTTGCGCTCGTCTATCGCACGCTTACTGGCGAGGGAACCACGGCAACTGAGCACTCGGCAACAGCGTAG
- the hyi gene encoding hydroxypyruvate isomerase produces MPRFAANLSFLFTEMPFLERFAAARQAGFRFVEYMFPYDEEPHTLATTLQAHGLTQVLFNLPAGNWAAGDRGIAIHPERQEEFRQGVERARVYARALGVRRINCLAGIVPPGLAHKDATATLVANLRYAADVLGEDGITLLLEPVNDLDIPGFFIRTGAEALPIVEAVGVPNLRIQYDVYHAVRMGEDPLAFLREHMSLIGHVQIADVPGRHQPGTGRAPLRDVLIELDHLGYDGYVGLEYVPVPDTWHAFDWIEAAGFQR; encoded by the coding sequence ATGCCGCGGTTCGCCGCCAATCTCAGCTTCCTGTTCACAGAGATGCCGTTTCTTGAACGCTTTGCTGCGGCACGCCAGGCAGGCTTTCGCTTCGTCGAGTACATGTTTCCCTACGACGAGGAACCACACACGCTCGCCACAACGCTGCAGGCACACGGACTGACGCAAGTGCTGTTCAATCTTCCCGCAGGCAACTGGGCTGCTGGAGATCGCGGGATTGCGATTCACCCAGAGCGGCAGGAGGAATTTCGGCAAGGGGTGGAGCGCGCGCGTGTCTACGCCCGCGCGCTCGGCGTGCGACGCATCAACTGCTTGGCAGGCATTGTTCCGCCAGGGCTAGCACACAAGGACGCAACTGCCACGCTCGTTGCGAACCTCCGCTACGCTGCCGACGTTCTGGGTGAGGACGGCATAACGCTGCTCCTCGAGCCAGTCAACGACCTCGATATTCCTGGATTCTTCATCAGGACCGGTGCCGAAGCCCTACCAATCGTTGAAGCCGTGGGCGTGCCAAACCTCCGCATCCAGTATGATGTCTATCACGCTGTGCGGATGGGGGAAGACCCACTCGCTTTTCTCCGCGAACACATGTCGCTGATTGGTCACGTCCAGATTGCCGATGTGCCAGGGCGCCATCAACCCGGCACCGGCCGCGCTCCGCTGCGCGACGTGCTCATCGAGCTTGATCATCTTGGCTATGACGGCTATGTTGGACTTGAGTACGTGCCAGTTCCTGATACCTGGCACGCTTTCGACTGGATCGAGGCCGCTGGCTTTCAACGCTAG
- a CDS encoding 8-oxoguanine deaminase, with the protein MGTLLVRHARRLLTMDDALTEWEDGGIYVEDNVIRAVGPTTALPEHADTVIDATNHVVLPGLVNTHHHFFQTLTRALPAAQDVGLFAWLRYHYPIWARLTPEAIRVSTQVAIAELLRSGCTTAADHTYIWPNGSRLDDQIEAAQQLGIRFHAARGSMSVGESRGGLPPDAVVEDEETILRDCRRVIEHYHDPARYAMVRIVVAPCSPFSVSPTLMRQSAELARAYGVHLHTHLAETRDEIAYCRETFGKRPVELAEELGWVGPDVWHAHMVHLTEDEIGRIGHTRTGVAHCPTSNMRLGSGIAPVPALLQAGARVGLGVDGSASNDSSHLLAEARNALLLHRITGDPGALTARQVLWLATRGGAAVLGRDDIGQLAPGMAADFIGVRIDSLDLAGGAVHDPVAALVFCHPPYVDFSVVNGRIRVWKGEIVDLDLPALIARHNALAHALVRGEPVR; encoded by the coding sequence ATGGGAACCCTGCTGGTTCGGCATGCGCGTCGTTTGCTGACCATGGACGATGCGCTGACCGAATGGGAAGATGGCGGGATCTACGTTGAAGACAATGTCATCCGCGCTGTTGGCCCAACGACAGCCCTTCCCGAGCATGCAGATACCGTGATTGACGCCACCAACCACGTGGTGCTGCCTGGGTTAGTAAATACGCACCACCATTTCTTCCAGACCCTCACCCGTGCTCTCCCGGCGGCACAGGACGTCGGCCTCTTTGCCTGGCTTCGGTATCACTACCCGATCTGGGCACGGCTTACGCCAGAAGCGATACGCGTAAGCACGCAGGTGGCCATCGCCGAATTGCTCCGTTCTGGCTGTACGACGGCCGCGGATCATACCTACATCTGGCCAAATGGCTCGCGGCTTGACGATCAGATCGAAGCTGCCCAACAGCTCGGCATCCGCTTCCACGCCGCACGTGGCTCAATGTCGGTCGGCGAATCACGCGGCGGTCTACCACCGGACGCGGTCGTCGAGGACGAAGAGACTATTCTCCGTGACTGCCGGCGTGTCATCGAGCACTATCATGATCCAGCGCGCTACGCCATGGTGCGGATCGTCGTCGCTCCCTGTTCGCCATTCTCGGTCTCACCAACCTTGATGCGGCAGAGCGCTGAACTGGCACGTGCCTACGGTGTGCATCTGCACACGCACTTGGCCGAGACCCGAGACGAGATTGCCTACTGCCGTGAAACCTTTGGAAAGCGGCCTGTTGAGCTTGCCGAAGAACTTGGCTGGGTTGGTCCGGATGTCTGGCATGCTCACATGGTGCACCTCACCGAGGACGAAATCGGACGCATCGGCCACACGCGAACGGGTGTGGCACACTGCCCGACATCAAACATGCGCCTGGGGTCGGGCATTGCCCCAGTACCCGCGCTGCTCCAGGCTGGCGCACGGGTCGGGCTCGGCGTCGACGGATCAGCCTCGAATGACAGCTCACACTTGCTGGCCGAGGCACGCAACGCGTTGCTGCTCCACCGGATTACCGGCGACCCGGGTGCACTGACTGCACGTCAAGTCCTCTGGCTCGCAACACGTGGTGGGGCAGCAGTCCTTGGCCGTGACGACATTGGCCAGCTGGCCCCAGGAATGGCCGCTGATTTCATCGGCGTGCGTATCGATAGCCTCGATCTCGCCGGCGGAGCTGTCCACGATCCGGTTGCAGCACTTGTCTTCTGCCACCCGCCGTACGTCGACTTTAGCGTCGTGAATGGGCGAATCCGCGTCTGGAAAGGGGAGATTGTCGATCTCGATCTGCCTGCACTCATTGCCCGGCACAACGCGCTCGCGCACGCACTTGTCCGCGGTGAGCCTGTGCGATAA
- a CDS encoding ABC transporter permease, with product MILIAALAAAVSSGTALLLAALGEVLAERSGVMNLGVEGMMLIGALAGFATTVWTGNLWLGLLASLFAGGLLAALHAVLTVTFGADQIVSGLALTLFATGLASFLSKPLVGQAAPVSFRAMALPLLADIPILGPIFFRQNALTYLSYVLAIGLWIVLFRTHLGLLIRAVGDSPATVDAMGHSVPLLRSVAVIVGGMFAGLGGAAIALGTNPSWTENITAGRGWIAVALVVFATWNPLRAVLGAYLFGSVEAAQFLLQAAGVAVSAFFLNMLPYVATILVLLITTQAVARQRLGAPAALGMPYRREARA from the coding sequence ATGATTCTCATCGCAGCACTGGCAGCTGCCGTCAGCTCTGGGACAGCGCTCTTGCTTGCGGCACTTGGTGAAGTATTGGCTGAGCGCTCTGGCGTGATGAACCTTGGCGTGGAAGGCATGATGCTGATCGGAGCTCTCGCCGGCTTTGCCACGACAGTGTGGACTGGCAACCTCTGGCTTGGCCTGCTCGCGAGCCTTTTTGCCGGCGGATTGCTTGCAGCACTGCACGCCGTGCTCACCGTTACCTTTGGCGCTGATCAGATCGTCAGTGGCCTTGCGCTGACGCTCTTCGCGACCGGCCTTGCCTCGTTCCTCAGCAAACCACTCGTTGGCCAGGCAGCCCCCGTCTCGTTTCGCGCCATGGCGCTACCCCTGCTTGCCGACATCCCTATTCTCGGTCCAATCTTCTTCCGCCAAAACGCACTTACCTACCTGTCCTACGTGCTTGCGATTGGCCTCTGGATTGTGCTCTTCCGCACTCACCTCGGGCTTCTGATCCGTGCGGTTGGCGACAGCCCTGCAACGGTTGATGCGATGGGCCATAGTGTGCCGCTCCTGCGCTCAGTAGCCGTCATTGTCGGCGGCATGTTTGCCGGCCTGGGCGGCGCTGCCATTGCCCTTGGCACGAATCCGTCGTGGACAGAGAACATTACCGCAGGCCGTGGATGGATCGCAGTCGCGCTCGTTGTGTTCGCTACGTGGAATCCGTTGCGCGCGGTCCTCGGCGCCTATCTCTTCGGCAGTGTGGAAGCAGCCCAGTTTCTGCTCCAGGCAGCTGGCGTCGCCGTCTCAGCTTTCTTTCTCAATATGCTGCCGTACGTAGCGACTATTCTGGTCCTCCTCATAACAACGCAAGCTGTGGCCCGGCAACGGCTTGGTGCTCCGGCGGCTCTTGGCATGCCATACCGGCGTGAAGCACGGGCCTAA
- a CDS encoding ABC transporter permease, with translation MAVSAQTTPSVRRARLRIERRFTPSRVTQVVAPLLALVLALLIGSIVLLALRANPITVYRAMVLGAFGSVYALEETLVKATPLLLIALGLGVAYRMRVWNIGGEGQFYLGAIAATGTALFILPTAPALILIPAMLLAGFLGGAAWALIPGLLRAWAGVNEIITSLMLNYVAILLSEYLVHGPWKNPHGYGFPGTRELPDAASLPRLGTTNIHLGLAFGIIAAALLWAVFRWTRWGYEIRVIGENVRAAHYAGMPVARNIVLVMLVSGGLAGIAGMSELAGVAHQLQRNFSPGYGYTAIIVAWLAQLNPWATIVAAVLFAGLLVGGDQLQMSLGLPAAIAPMLQGTMILCYLLCTEVLRRYRLTWTRQRTSSASAVSAPAE, from the coding sequence ATGGCTGTATCAGCACAGACGACACCCAGTGTGCGGCGGGCACGTTTGCGCATCGAGCGGCGGTTCACCCCCTCACGCGTCACCCAAGTCGTTGCTCCGCTCCTCGCCCTTGTCCTCGCGCTCCTCATCGGCAGCATCGTGCTGCTCGCACTACGTGCTAACCCGATCACGGTCTATCGCGCAATGGTTCTCGGCGCGTTCGGCTCAGTCTATGCCCTAGAAGAAACACTCGTGAAGGCGACGCCGCTGCTCCTCATCGCCCTTGGGCTTGGGGTTGCCTACCGCATGCGTGTCTGGAATATTGGTGGTGAGGGGCAGTTTTATCTCGGGGCAATCGCCGCAACCGGCACAGCCCTCTTCATCCTGCCCACAGCCCCAGCGCTGATACTCATTCCGGCCATGCTGCTCGCTGGCTTTCTCGGCGGGGCAGCCTGGGCGCTCATTCCTGGTCTCCTTCGGGCATGGGCAGGCGTCAATGAGATCATTACCAGCCTGATGCTCAACTACGTTGCCATCCTCCTTTCCGAATATTTGGTGCATGGTCCGTGGAAAAACCCGCATGGGTATGGCTTCCCTGGCACACGCGAACTTCCAGACGCGGCGTCACTTCCACGGCTCGGCACGACCAACATTCATCTCGGGCTTGCCTTTGGGATTATTGCCGCAGCTCTCCTATGGGCCGTGTTCCGCTGGACACGCTGGGGATATGAGATTCGCGTCATTGGCGAGAATGTGCGCGCTGCCCACTACGCAGGAATGCCGGTTGCGCGCAACATTGTGCTCGTCATGCTTGTCAGCGGGGGACTCGCCGGTATTGCCGGGATGAGTGAGCTTGCTGGAGTTGCCCATCAGCTCCAGCGCAATTTCTCGCCAGGCTATGGGTATACCGCGATTATTGTTGCCTGGCTCGCCCAGCTTAATCCATGGGCAACGATCGTCGCTGCAGTGCTCTTTGCCGGGCTTTTAGTCGGGGGCGACCAGCTACAGATGAGCCTCGGACTTCCAGCGGCCATCGCGCCGATGCTCCAGGGCACGATGATTCTGTGTTACTTGCTGTGCACCGAAGTTCTTCGTCGCTACCGGCTAACGTGGACACGACAACGCACCTCTTCAGCATCAGCCGTTTCAGCACCAGCCGAGTAG
- a CDS encoding ABC transporter ATP-binding protein, with amino-acid sequence MASEACPAVEMITITKRFGDVLANDAISFRAWAGEVHALLGENGAGKSTLMSILAGLYRPDAGHILIDGKPVTLRSPRDAIRLGIGMVYQHFMLVDALTVAENVVLGAREHGLWLDTAKVSRQLRQLSEQYGLPVAPETPVWQLSLGERQRVEIVRLLCYGARVLIFDEPTAVLTPQESAQLLTTLRAMAAQGLCIIFISHKLREVLAVADRITVLRRGQVVGTVAAHEADQRELARMMVGRDVVLPERRTPATPGPALLTVRDLHVHDDRGRLAIPGLDLTIHAGEIVGIAGVAGNGQRELAEALAGVRRVARGSIRLGDRELAGRPPRDFIAAGIAYVPEDRLGTGLVGGLPVWENAVLRAYQRQPYAQGPVLRRPMIRRFAEDLVQIYQIVPSRVDVPVGMLSGGNQQKLLLGRELAQHPRLLIAMHPTRGVDIGAIEAIYQLLLEQRAAGVGILLISEDLDEILALSDRIGVMYEGRLVGMVPAETAEREQLGLLMAGIVPGTTVTASPLASTEQAGW; translated from the coding sequence ATGGCAAGTGAAGCCTGTCCAGCGGTCGAGATGATCACCATCACCAAGCGGTTTGGAGACGTGCTGGCTAATGATGCGATCTCCTTTCGGGCTTGGGCTGGGGAAGTCCATGCCCTGCTTGGTGAGAACGGGGCTGGGAAATCGACGCTGATGAGCATCCTTGCGGGACTGTACCGGCCGGACGCTGGGCATATTCTGATCGACGGCAAGCCAGTCACCCTGCGTTCTCCACGCGACGCCATCCGCCTTGGCATTGGCATGGTGTACCAGCACTTCATGCTGGTCGACGCGCTGACGGTCGCCGAGAACGTGGTGCTCGGCGCACGTGAGCACGGCCTGTGGCTTGATACCGCCAAGGTGAGCCGCCAGCTCCGGCAGTTAAGCGAGCAATACGGGCTGCCAGTCGCGCCAGAGACGCCCGTGTGGCAACTCTCGCTTGGCGAACGGCAACGGGTTGAGATTGTGCGCTTACTCTGTTACGGTGCCCGTGTGCTCATCTTTGATGAGCCAACCGCGGTCCTCACCCCGCAAGAATCTGCTCAGTTGCTGACAACATTGCGGGCGATGGCCGCACAGGGTCTTTGCATCATCTTCATCTCACACAAGTTGCGCGAAGTACTCGCCGTCGCTGATCGCATCACGGTGCTCCGGCGTGGGCAAGTCGTTGGCACGGTTGCAGCTCACGAGGCCGACCAACGCGAACTTGCCCGCATGATGGTTGGCCGCGACGTCGTGCTCCCCGAGCGCCGCACACCGGCTACGCCGGGGCCAGCCTTGCTTACCGTACGTGACTTGCACGTGCACGATGACCGCGGGCGGTTGGCGATTCCAGGCCTTGATCTGACGATCCATGCAGGAGAGATTGTCGGGATCGCTGGCGTTGCAGGGAACGGTCAGCGCGAGTTGGCCGAAGCGCTGGCTGGTGTGCGACGCGTTGCCAGGGGATCAATTCGCCTTGGTGATCGCGAACTGGCCGGCCGCCCTCCACGCGACTTTATCGCCGCTGGCATCGCGTATGTGCCGGAAGATCGCCTCGGCACTGGGTTAGTCGGTGGATTACCGGTGTGGGAAAATGCCGTTCTCCGCGCGTACCAGCGCCAGCCCTATGCGCAGGGACCGGTCTTGCGCCGCCCAATGATCCGGCGGTTCGCTGAGGACCTCGTCCAGATCTATCAGATCGTCCCGTCGCGTGTCGATGTACCCGTGGGCATGCTTTCGGGAGGCAATCAACAGAAGTTGCTGCTCGGGCGCGAACTAGCCCAGCATCCGCGCTTGCTTATTGCCATGCACCCAACGCGCGGCGTCGACATTGGCGCGATTGAGGCGATCTATCAGCTCCTCCTTGAGCAACGAGCTGCCGGCGTTGGCATTCTGCTGATTTCCGAAGATCTCGACGAGATTCTTGCGCTGTCTGACCGGATCGGCGTCATGTACGAAGGCCGCCTTGTTGGCATGGTACCCGCTGAGACTGCCGAGCGCGAACAACTCGGACTACTCATGGCTGGCATCGTGCCAGGCACGACCGTTACTGCATCACCCTTAGCAAGCACTGAGCAGGCAGGATGGTGA